AACCGTCAAAGGAGATTGAAATGTTCTACGTGAAGAATGTCCCCACCTGGGAACGTATCCTGCGCATCGTCATGGGTGTGGTGGCGCTCGTGTTCGCCGTCATGAACTGGAGCACATCGGGCCTGGCCGTCGGTGCTGGCATCATGGGGGCCATGCTTGCCATGACCGGCTTGGTGGGTTT
This window of the Chitinivorax sp. PXF-14 genome carries:
- a CDS encoding DUF2892 domain-containing protein, with the protein product MFYVKNVPTWERILRIVMGVVALVFAVMNWSTSGLAVGAGIMGAMLAMTGLVGFCPMCAMVGRKLDKGH